GCAGAGAGGCTGGAAATGAAGTTCACACATTCGCTGCTCTGCCTGTTCGTGGTGGTGTCCACTGCCTTGGTGAGTGacataatgcattttattaaaaaaaaaaaaaaaaaaaagattattttttattgtgttcatgtactatttttatatttatgcatatgtCATTTTAATTTCAATCCATTGATTCTACAGAGCTCAGCAGAAATGAGTACATCCCCTCACATTACTCAAAATGATATGACAAAATGAAATgactacaaatgttttatgttactttaaattattttaataagttaatcaggtttaattttttaagatatgcaaagtttaactttatatacagttgaagtcagaagtattagcccccctgaattattagcctccctgtttattttcttcccctaatttctgtttaacagagagaagaatttttcaacacatttctaaacataatagttttaataacccatttctaataactcatttcttttatctttgtcatgatgacagtaaataatatttgactatttttcaagacacttctatacagcttaaagtgacatttaaaggcttaactgggttaatcaggttaactaggcaggttagggtaattaggaaacttattgtataatgatggtttgttctgtagacagtcgaaaaaaatataacttaaaggggctaataatttttttcttgaaatgttttttttcttttttttaaaaataaaaaacagcttttatttaaaagaatattttaaaaatattatcagacatactgtgaaaattactttACATTATTTGGGGAATTTTTAcaagaggaaaaaaaattcaaaggggggctaataattctgacttcaactgtaagtgcatAAGtcgagatgactagaaaagttaatttgacaacaaaaaaatttaaggcagcaatatatatatttttacagtgtataggatgctctacaataatatatttgtgcatatactgtacattagattagtctgtaccaaagccaaaaccggaactaatctaacaaaaaaacgtAAGATTACAGTccaaaaatttgttaaaatattaataaaaaataaaaaactgttaaaaaaattacataaaattttaattaacaggaaaataaatacaataataaaaaaatataaaattttgttgaaatttgtaATAACACgcttcaatttaaatgtattatctttctattcctaaagatgttccctgaccaaactcttattttaatgcgtataactgttttaaataaaactaactgcttcatttaaatgcattggctacattcactgagaaatggatgaaaatattcattttcaaaagggggtgtactcatttatgctgagcattgtatattAAAATGACCTATTGCAGACCTAAAGTAGttaaaaagtacttttttttagGCAGAGGATGACACAGTGGTGAACCCTAGAGGCGCTCGTCCTATTGAGCACGGCTTCAAGGCACAAGACACCTGCCAGACAAAAGAATGGCCAATGTGTACTGATGATGACTGGGTATGCActgtttctcattcattcattcattcattcattcattcattcattcattcattcattcattaattctccttggactcagtcccttatttatcttaTATGAATTTGAAGATAAATTTTTCCCAGATACATTGTAGGAGAAATATAAACAACATATGAagacttcagatgcaaaaaactctAAATGTCATTATCAGGCTCCTATGTGTAGGTTTAGTTATATCACTTATGACaaaaaataagttcttttcatgctctttaaagtgaaataaatcaacataaccaaaggaggctaagaaaaatgctaattttttactgaaattcagatggcacttagaggtttttgcatctgaactcttcatattgtcattatatattatattattattattattttattatattaaggtcataagaacagcatttattttatgcatagatttttttattgtgacATTTGAGAGTTTATTGTTGAATAAAAGCCTTAGCtgcattaaaacaacaacaggcgtcgccaaagcggaatgaatcgccttatttatttactattggaAGAATTGTTTACTCAAACTGAAACTTCTCTCATCATACACTCAACTATAAGTAGTCTCAGACCTATATGGATCTCTTTCTTATGTTTAAtgcaagagaagatattttgattaaTGTTCATAATCAAAGATTTGAAGGTAGATGCTGACTTCCTTAAATGAATAACATATTATGGAAGATATTATTTACCATCAGCTGTCTGGCAATCAATATTCTTTGGTTTATGTtagacattaaagggatagttcactcaaaaatttaaattctgttatcatttacttactctacttgtttcaaacctttatgagtttgttttttatgttgaacacgaaagaaaatattttgaagaaaattggAAAGCTTGttaccattgacctccatagtattatctttctatggaagtcaatggttacatgttttcagctttcttcagaagaacttcttttgtgttaatcAGAACTAAGAAAGTCATATATTAAGAAactcatatttataaaaatatattatggaagtcagtgtatAACATCAAATTGAAaaactgtagaaaaaaaacaacaactttttatttaattattatgattataaaatgtcaaaatgtcagTGACAGAATGATGATCTTTGAACGAACTATACTTTCTATCCCTAATTATACCTATTAAgtctatatgaagagttcagatacaaaaacctctaagtgccatctgaaatttccatcgaaaatgagcAATTTCCTCAGTTTATGTtgggttatttcactttaaagaccatgaacAGAACTTAATATTTGGCTTAATAGTGAAACTACTGAACCCCCACACAGAAGCCTGATAAAAACACcaacttcgaatgttatcactcgataatcagatagatatgggccagtagggaccttctgcacctactggtaggctcaaaaggctgttatcatcctcCATATGTTTAATCAGCTATAcaaatagagaagactccagatccagatctgtttttacattactgtgaaggttaggtttaaggttggggtaggagtagacgttaataaaatacaattactgggaaatttaataaataatgtaaataattctcgttaacttctggccacagccgtatgtgatctatagctgattaaccatgtggatgtatGTTAACAGCCTTCTAATCCAACTAGTatgcgcagaaggcccctactggcccatatctatcagctaataaccactgataacgcccattcaatcaagtgaaaACATTCAAATCGGCTGGATAAAACATTTCAGACAGCATTAAGAGGTCTACTACCTATTGCTATATATATTATGTAAGTCATACATATTGAACCAAAAATTAGACACAACACAAAAATGTGTATCAAAAAATTTGCTACAGTAAATGCTTCTTTTAATACTCAATAGGGAAGCAAATGTCCATCTGGCTGCCGAGTTCAAGGCCTCATGGACAAAGCAGACCATGATCTCCTCAAGAAGATTGAAAAGATTCGACGTCTCCTGGTGGAGGGCCAGAAACTATATCGCTCTGCCGATGAAGTGTCCAAAACCACCTATACTTACCTGAGAGAGAAACTGACCTCTAACAGTGGTAAGGATTTGCTTTGATTCAGATGTGATCATTTATGTCCACGATGAAGTTGATTTGTTATGGTGACCCAGGAGGGACATGATGCTGGAgaaaaaaatgggtggaagaaaaaaaaaactgtgtgggAGGAAAAAAATGGATGGGAGAATAAAAACTGAAGGGAAGTTTTTCCGTTTTGTTCCCAGATCAGCTTTGGTACACGGcacttaaagtgacacctctgttatcaaacaagtgaagagcagcaaattaATCTAGTTTGGCTTTGTTTGATAACCGAGGTGTCTCTGTAAGAacgcacagatctataatgacaGCATTTGATTACTTCAGTAACTGTtagtgctcatttaagagaaaaataGTGTCTAAAAACACGCAGgatggacatgtttacatattattaagtgtatttgtccgtttaaacacacacccaaatccCAAAGTGTCCATCAGTCAGCACTTATACATGCATttgctgattcagaggttgcatatgaagtgATCGACGCATGGCTTTAAATGGAAAGAAAGTAAATGcagacattttatattaatttcaacatgctttcaagattaaaaatatgggagaaatatgagAAAATAATGATAGGATGAATGGTAAAATAGGATAGATAGGATAGAATGGTAAACtacgggagaatcctggcaaaaacaggagggttgataTGTATGAAGTGAATAGGAAGTGTTTGTTGAACGACAGTATTGCAAAGGGGACCAACACATCTTTGCAAGGGAacacaaaaactttaaaaaaaaaatatattttttcactcagtttttttttctcccatcgaTATTTTCCTGACCATCACATCCCTTCCGGATCTCTGTAATTTGTAAAACacactacagaaaaaaacacttttttcctTCTCCTCAGGTTATGATAACAGGTACATGTCTCTGGCCGAACAACTGAGGCAGAGGATTACTGATATCAAGATTAAAATTGACCGCCAACTCAGAATTCTGGATGCTCTGAAGTCGCAGGTCAAAGATCAAGTTGTTGTAATGCAGCGACTTGAGGTGAGCAAGATATTTAAAGGGAtatcacccaaaaattacaatttactaaCTATTTATATACCTGGAAATGAGTTCAATgagtttatgagtttctttcttctggtgaacacaaaagaagatgctctgaagaaagctgaaaacctaaaaccattgacatccatcacaggaaaaacaaatactatgatagtcaatggttacaggtttacagctttttTCAGagcatcttcctttgtgttcaacagtagaatgaaactcaaacaggttgaacatttttggttgaactttcCCAACCAAGTCTTAACTAAAACCAAGCCTTGGTTTGTGTGAAATTTGATCTCTACACTGATTTCTTGACACAACGCCATCTTTAAGTAAATTCTCCCAATATTATCTCCTACCACAGGTTGACATTGACATCAAACTACGCACATGCAAGGGGTCTTGTGCCAGCTACAGCGAGTTCTCGGTGGACAGAGAGAGCTACGTGACTCTGGACAAGCAAATGGACAATCTGAACACCATGCGTGTACAGAGCGTGGAGACCGTCAGTTCCTTGGGAATCATGAAGAGCAGGCCGCTGAAGGATGTGTTGGTGCCTACCATTTATAAGAGCGGAACGGGCAAAGCCGAACAGAAGCTGCTTTTTGGAGACGTGGGCCAGATGCAGCTCTCTCTGGAAGCTGAAGGCTCCACTGCTGAATCTGCCGCCACAGTTAGCAAGTTCCCAACATCAGGTACGGGCTCCACATCACAAACCTCCTCCAGCACCACCTCCGTCAAGCAGTGCACCAAATCAGTTCGCAAGGTGGTAACACACACCAAAGATGGCCCCGTGGAGAAGGTCGAAGTTTCGACTAGCGGGCCGGGGTGTGAAGATTTAGGAAAACTAGGAATTTCAGATTCAGAGTTTTTGACTGCAGCCAAAGAAGGGAAAGATTTGAGCCGTGATGGCATGAAAATAACCGTGACCGGGGGCGATGAAAAGTCCCTCACTTCTCTAAGTCATGGTACTTCTGATCTGGGTGGCTTCGGAGGAGACTTCTTTAAGAATCTTGGCACTGACAACCGAAAGTAtgcctcatcttcatcatcaacaTCCACAAAGACAGTGTCAGATGGAAGCAAAAGTTATTCAAAGACCACCCTCACTAGCGACCCTATTTTTGGGGATGACCTCGGGGCGTTCATGCGGGGCGATGTGGAGGAAGATCTGCCTGACATCCACGCACGCAGTGTGAAATCGCAAGATGAGCGCAAGGCTGGCTTTGTTGGCGGAGGTACACTCGAGTGAAACTCTTAACACAAGTGAACCATTGATAAACATAATGATAACACTATTAACAAGAGTTTGTTGGAAACATGTGGACTAACTGATATCTAAGTAAATATGTGTCACATTTATTAACACTCACCAAGAAGCAATTGTTTGGATCTCTGGAATGAATTTGCAATGCAGTTTTGCTCTAATCGGCGGGTGTGTAATCTTCTTTCAGATTGCGTTGAAATCCAGCAGAAGCACGTGAACGGCGGTCAGAGCGGGATGTTCAAAATAAAACCAGCGGGGTCTGAGGAGGTAGTAGAGGTTTACTGTGACCAAAGCACTGGGTTGGGGGGATGGACTCTGGTTCAGCAGCGGGAAGACGGGTCTGTTAACTTCAACCGCACTTGGAAGGAGTATCTAAATGGTTTCGGACAGATAGACAAGCAGGGTAAGGGTGAGATCTGGATTGGTAACAAATTCCTGCACCTTCTCACTCAGAAAGAAAGTCTTCTGAGAGTAGAGCTGCAGGACTGGACTGGAGCTGAGGCCTATGCTGAGTACAACATTAAAGTTGGCTCGGAGGCTGAAGGTTTCCCCCTGACCGTATCAGATTATGATGGCGATGCAGGAGATGCGTTAGTGAGAGGACAGGCCAACCTCGGATCCTTTCTTTCACATGTCGGCATGAAGTTTAGCACCTTTGATAGGGACAGTGATAAGTGGGAGGAAAACTGTGCAGAGATGTATGGTGGAGGGTGGTGGTATAATAACTGCCAGTCAGCCAACCTTAATGGCATTTACTATAAAGGAGGCCAGTACGACCCAGCCACCAAAGTCCCCTATGAGATTGAGAATGGTGTCGTGTGGCTGCCTTTCAAACCAGCTGATTACTCCCTCAAAGTGGTGAGAATGAAGATCAGACCTgtctgaaatgaaaaaaataaagagggtATTGGGGGAAAGGATTGATATCTATTGTTTTGAATTAGCTGTATGATTAATATTCTGCTTGTCttgaatgtaaaacaataatgatgcaacatacatttttacacaacCAGCTTACCTCATGTTTCCAATAAAGATGTGTTCACTTTAAGTTCTggagtgtgtttttatttaaaaatgtctgcTTTCAGAATCATTTTCTGGATGATCTACAATTTGTAACCACAAAAACACAATGTGTTCACATGATTTTGGttttctttaaagggatagttcacccaaaaattacaattctatcatcatttactcaccatccgTATTTaaaattctttcttctgttgaacaaaaa
This genomic stretch from Danio aesculapii chromosome 1, fDanAes4.1, whole genome shotgun sequence harbors:
- the fga gene encoding fibrinogen alpha chain, giving the protein MKFTHSLLCLFVVVSTALAEDDTVVNPRGARPIEHGFKAQDTCQTKEWPMCTDDDWGSKCPSGCRVQGLMDKADHDLLKKIEKIRRLLVEGQKLYRSADEVSKTTYTYLREKLTSNSGYDNRYMSLAEQLRQRITDIKIKIDRQLRILDALKSQVKDQVVVMQRLEVDIDIKLRTCKGSCASYSEFSVDRESYVTLDKQMDNLNTMRVQSVETVSSLGIMKSRPLKDVLVPTIYKSGTGKAEQKLLFGDVGQMQLSLEAEGSTAESAATVSKFPTSGTGSTSQTSSSTTSVKQCTKSVRKVVTHTKDGPVEKVEVSTSGPGCEDLGKLGISDSEFLTAAKEGKDLSRDGMKITVTGGDEKSLTSLSHGTSDLGGFGGDFFKNLGTDNRKYASSSSSTSTKTVSDGSKSYSKTTLTSDPIFGDDLGAFMRGDVEEDLPDIHARSVKSQDERKAGFVGGDCVEIQQKHVNGGQSGMFKIKPAGSEEVVEVYCDQSTGLGGWTLVQQREDGSVNFNRTWKEYLNGFGQIDKQGKGEIWIGNKFLHLLTQKESLLRVELQDWTGAEAYAEYNIKVGSEAEGFPLTVSDYDGDAGDALVRGQANLGSFLSHVGMKFSTFDRDSDKWEENCAEMYGGGWWYNNCQSANLNGIYYKGGQYDPATKVPYEIENGVVWLPFKPADYSLKVVRMKIRPV